One Owenweeksia hongkongensis DSM 17368 genomic region harbors:
- a CDS encoding porin family protein yields MKNISKLFSLGLLLCASTVTFGQKINAAAGLNFSSIMQSADASAGVLPDPKIRTGFHVGATVDYPLTDLISVDGGLLFSSMGYKFDETVAIVDVSGTLSAYYLTIPILAKANFEVADIQTFVGVGPYIGVGLFGNSETETTSFFGTQKSDDKIEWGNEKDEDQLKRLDFGLQAKAGVEFDKISVAFFYGLGLINIATENSGNGDLTAKNTVFGLTVGYTLFEL; encoded by the coding sequence ATGAAAAATATCTCAAAACTATTTTCCTTAGGCCTGTTACTTTGTGCAAGCACCGTGACCTTTGGACAAAAGATTAATGCTGCTGCAGGTTTAAACTTCTCAAGCATCATGCAATCGGCTGATGCATCAGCTGGAGTCTTACCCGACCCTAAGATCAGGACAGGATTTCATGTAGGTGCTACAGTCGATTACCCACTTACCGATCTGATATCAGTGGATGGAGGACTTCTCTTTAGTTCTATGGGATATAAGTTTGACGAGACAGTTGCTATCGTTGACGTGAGTGGCACACTCAGTGCTTATTATCTAACCATTCCCATTTTGGCAAAAGCTAATTTTGAAGTAGCAGATATCCAGACGTTTGTTGGAGTTGGGCCGTACATTGGAGTTGGGCTATTCGGAAACTCAGAGACGGAAACAACAAGCTTTTTTGGAACCCAAAAAAGTGATGATAAAATAGAATGGGGAAATGAAAAAGACGAGGATCAATTAAAACGTTTGGATTTTGGATTACAAGCTAAGGCAGGTGTTGAGTTTGATAAAATTAGTGTTGCTTTCTTTTACGGCTTGGGTTTAATAAATATAGCTACAGAAAATAGTGGCAATGGTGATCTAACTGCTAAAAACACTGTATTTGGCTTAACAGTTGGATATACTCTTTTCGAGCTGTAA
- a CDS encoding SCO family protein has translation MKKYNSVNKLSIYIFALVLFGCGQKEKKASTEIALPYYNETTFTPRWLAKDSDDLNDFHQIPEFSLVNQNGEIITKKTLEGKIYVTNFFFTSCPGICPKMTTNMVLIQEAFLHDDDVLLLSHSVTPDFDSVPVLKEYAEKKNVVSGKWHLLTGDRDQIYSLGRNSYFVEEDLGLEKDNDDFLHTENVILVDQNGYIRGIYNGLNQASMDQLIADIRVLKKES, from the coding sequence ATGAAGAAGTACAATTCAGTGAATAAACTTAGCATTTACATATTTGCTCTAGTACTGTTTGGCTGTGGCCAAAAGGAGAAGAAAGCTTCCACAGAAATTGCACTACCCTATTACAATGAAACTACCTTTACACCTCGTTGGCTAGCCAAGGACAGTGATGACTTAAATGATTTTCATCAAATCCCAGAATTCAGTTTGGTAAACCAGAATGGTGAAATTATCACCAAGAAAACCTTAGAGGGAAAGATTTATGTGACCAACTTCTTTTTCACGTCCTGCCCTGGTATTTGCCCCAAAATGACCACCAATATGGTTTTGATTCAGGAAGCATTTTTACATGATGATGACGTGCTCCTACTCTCCCACTCCGTAACTCCCGATTTTGACTCAGTGCCTGTTTTAAAAGAATATGCAGAGAAAAAAAACGTGGTGAGCGGAAAGTGGCATTTGCTTACCGGAGACCGTGATCAGATTTATAGCCTTGGCCGAAACAGCTATTTTGTAGAAGAAGACTTAGGACTTGAAAAAGACAATGACGACTTCCTGCATACCGAAAATGTAATCTTGGTTGATCAAAATGGCTATATCCGTGGAATCTACAATGGTTTAAATCAAGCTTCGATGGATCAACTTATCGCAGATATTAGAGTGTTGAAAAAAGAAAGCTGA
- a CDS encoding DUF2141 domain-containing protein, with protein MNYLIALNLITVLLFSSPFSVVKSEKTSVTVEISNLRNNKGTVALGVYKDNETFKKEKEYLLKVFPKTKTTDDGVLHVELPLTPDTYGIAFLDDENDNGEMDYGWVLPKEGFGFSNYEHSGMSMPNFDDFKFEVGNSPTKVYIKVKYM; from the coding sequence GTGAATTACCTAATTGCTCTGAATCTCATAACTGTATTACTATTCTCCTCTCCTTTTTCTGTGGTTAAATCCGAGAAAACAAGCGTTACCGTTGAAATTTCAAACCTTAGAAATAATAAAGGTACTGTGGCGCTGGGTGTATACAAGGACAATGAAACTTTCAAAAAAGAGAAAGAATATCTGCTTAAGGTTTTTCCAAAAACAAAAACCACTGATGATGGTGTTTTGCACGTGGAGTTACCTCTCACCCCTGATACTTATGGAATTGCTTTTTTGGATGACGAAAACGACAATGGTGAAATGGATTATGGCTGGGTACTTCCAAAAGAAGGATTTGGTTTTTCCAATTATGAGCACTCAGGTATGTCAATGCCAAACTTTGATGATTTCAAATTTGAAGTTGGAAACTCACCTACCAAAGTGTATATAAAGGTGAAATATATGTAA
- a CDS encoding RNA polymerase sigma factor: MESHQQILLNVADGSQKAFKDLYDLYIQKVYNTAISYLQDEKDAEEVTQDVFMTIFRKAKQFEGKSSVSTWVYRITINTSINFSKKKKRFTLFRLSEQETEVSHFEHPGVLLENKEDTAYLFKAIESLPESQKAAFVLSFIEGLPRQEVADILETSLKATESLLQRAKGNLRKKLEIIHPHRRN, from the coding sequence TTGGAAAGCCACCAGCAGATATTACTAAATGTAGCCGATGGAAGCCAAAAGGCTTTTAAGGACTTGTACGACCTATACATTCAAAAGGTCTACAACACGGCTATTAGTTACCTTCAAGATGAGAAGGATGCTGAAGAAGTCACCCAGGATGTCTTCATGACCATTTTCCGTAAGGCGAAACAGTTTGAAGGTAAATCTTCAGTAAGCACTTGGGTTTACAGAATTACCATCAACACATCTATCAACTTCAGTAAAAAGAAAAAGAGGTTTACGCTATTTCGCCTAAGCGAGCAGGAAACCGAAGTCAGCCATTTTGAACATCCCGGTGTCTTATTGGAAAATAAAGAAGACACCGCCTATCTTTTTAAAGCCATTGAAAGTTTGCCCGAAAGTCAAAAAGCGGCCTTTGTCTTGAGTTTTATTGAAGGCCTGCCAAGACAAGAAGTAGCCGATATTTTAGAAACGTCTTTAAAAGCTACCGAGTCTCTATTGCAGAGAGCCAAAGGAAACCTTAGAAAAAAATTAGAAATTATTCATCCCCACCGAAGGAATTGA
- a CDS encoding bestrophin family protein translates to MITRRHLRLDTAIRYSWKNIFFSLICSIAAYVVHIVIGWDAITIPLGVVGVLGTALSIILGFRNSSAYDRWWEARKIWGGVVNESRTFTRQGLTIVDPKNVPEELWRKCTRIVHYQIAWVNALRLQLREQKDEALWQKEVGYYLRKKDFEQIMQKTNKVTQIAMLNGYAIKELNAHDIMDIYSYIQMDDTLTRLTDLQGRAERIKATPLPRPYDYYTLAFLSTFILFLPFSLIETFISISAPLLVVPVTIIVGWIFYQIYVLGLSMSSPFQNWKTDVPLSAISTVIEIDLKEIIGDADVPSPLKEDGGALM, encoded by the coding sequence ATGATAACCAGACGCCATCTACGCCTTGATACCGCCATTCGCTATTCATGGAAAAATATTTTCTTCAGCTTAATTTGTAGCATTGCCGCGTATGTGGTGCATATTGTGATTGGGTGGGATGCAATTACAATTCCACTTGGAGTGGTTGGAGTATTAGGAACAGCACTGTCTATTATCCTTGGTTTTAGAAACTCATCCGCCTATGACCGCTGGTGGGAAGCCAGAAAAATTTGGGGTGGTGTGGTAAACGAAAGTCGAACGTTTACCCGACAAGGTCTTACCATTGTAGATCCTAAAAATGTGCCTGAAGAGTTGTGGAGAAAATGTACTCGTATTGTCCATTATCAAATAGCATGGGTAAATGCACTTAGGCTGCAGCTGAGGGAGCAAAAAGATGAAGCACTTTGGCAAAAGGAAGTTGGCTATTATCTCCGCAAAAAGGACTTTGAGCAAATTATGCAAAAAACTAATAAGGTTACCCAGATAGCGATGCTCAACGGTTATGCCATCAAAGAGCTGAATGCCCATGACATAATGGATATCTACAGTTATATCCAAATGGATGATACTTTGACGCGACTTACTGATCTACAAGGCCGTGCCGAAAGAATTAAGGCAACACCCCTTCCCCGCCCTTATGATTATTATACACTGGCTTTTCTGAGCACATTTATACTATTCTTACCATTTTCCCTTATCGAAACCTTCATTTCAATTTCTGCCCCGCTGCTTGTGGTTCCGGTTACAATTATTGTAGGATGGATATTCTACCAAATTTATGTGTTGGGGCTTTCTATGTCCAGTCCATTCCAAAACTGGAAAACAGATGTTCCACTTTCTGCAATTTCTACGGTTATTGAAATTGACCTCAAAGAAATTATTGGAGATGCCGATGTGCCTAGCCCATTAAAAGAAGATGGTGGAGCGCTGATGTGA
- a CDS encoding PQQ-dependent sugar dehydrogenase, producing the protein MFNKIAFCSLIVVTFSACNSTFIYKDEPLTPETKLDSSRGYGKVNPDSLAEPFSTKSVYNFSSVQGWEEGQTPKAPEGFNVELFAKELDQPRWLYELPNGDIVVSESKADRLSLFRDLNGDGLPDTSFVFKDDLNKPFGMLLMNNQFYLANTDAVLRFPYSDGDISLKGNGEKILDLPAGGYNNHWTRNLMASPDNSKIYVSVGSASNVGEHGMEVEKRRAGILEINPDGTGEKVYAWGLRNPVGMDWNPENGKLWTAVNERDALGDNLVPDYITSVQEDGFYGWPYTYFGNHIDPRWADDMPNDFSKAIVPDYGVGSHTASLGLAFYDKSAFPKKYQNGVFIGQHGSWNRTTLNGYCVLFVPFENGEPSGKPEYFLTGFISDLKDEKVYGRPVGVFILKDSSMLVTDDGGNVIWRVTANQ; encoded by the coding sequence ATGTTTAACAAGATCGCTTTCTGCTCTCTCATCGTAGTCACATTCTCTGCCTGCAATTCCACTTTTATTTACAAAGATGAACCACTCACTCCAGAAACCAAATTAGATTCATCTCGAGGCTATGGAAAAGTAAACCCTGATTCATTGGCAGAGCCTTTCTCCACCAAGTCTGTTTATAATTTTAGTTCGGTACAAGGCTGGGAAGAAGGCCAAACGCCAAAGGCACCAGAGGGATTTAATGTTGAGCTTTTCGCAAAAGAATTGGATCAACCGCGATGGCTTTATGAATTACCAAACGGTGATATAGTTGTTTCAGAATCAAAAGCAGATCGTCTTAGTCTTTTTAGAGATTTGAATGGTGACGGACTGCCCGACACTTCTTTTGTTTTTAAAGATGACTTGAACAAACCCTTCGGAATGCTCCTGATGAACAATCAGTTTTACCTGGCAAATACTGATGCGGTGCTTCGTTTTCCGTACAGTGATGGAGATATCTCATTAAAAGGCAATGGAGAGAAAATACTGGACCTACCTGCTGGTGGTTACAATAATCACTGGACGCGAAACCTTATGGCAAGTCCGGATAATTCCAAGATTTATGTTTCTGTAGGTTCGGCCAGCAATGTGGGCGAACATGGCATGGAAGTAGAAAAACGCAGGGCGGGTATTTTGGAAATAAACCCAGATGGGACAGGCGAGAAAGTTTACGCTTGGGGTTTGCGAAACCCTGTGGGAATGGATTGGAACCCTGAAAATGGAAAACTCTGGACTGCGGTAAACGAGCGCGATGCTTTGGGTGACAACCTTGTTCCAGATTATATAACTTCAGTGCAAGAAGATGGTTTTTACGGCTGGCCCTACACCTATTTTGGAAACCATATTGACCCACGCTGGGCGGATGATATGCCTAATGATTTTTCCAAAGCTATCGTTCCGGATTATGGTGTGGGTTCACACACCGCCTCTTTAGGTTTGGCTTTTTATGATAAAAGTGCCTTTCCCAAAAAATACCAAAACGGAGTTTTTATAGGCCAACATGGCTCGTGGAACCGCACCACCTTAAATGGTTACTGTGTGCTTTTCGTTCCTTTTGAAAATGGAGAGCCATCCGGCAAACCGGAATACTTTCTCACCGGCTTCATTTCTGATTTAAAAGATGAAAAAGTGTATGGTCGTCCTGTGGGAGTTTTTATTCTGAAAGATAGCTCGATGCTGGTAACGGATGATGGCGGGAATGTGATTTGGCGGGTGACTGCAAATCAATAG
- a CDS encoding toxin-antitoxin system YwqK family antitoxin, translating into MCLPLFACQQSTVAGEITSETAEDTVLQSNLRLDPNKGLVYYQNRPFSGFSISYYQNAIPSETIQYRKGKKEGKLKKWFSDGTLSFEATYADGKLHGITKSWWSNGYQRSETNYVEGKVDGKLTQWYNTGDKFKELNYTMGQENGMQKAWRKNGKLYSNYEARDGRIFGLKRANLCYELKDEEVQFSE; encoded by the coding sequence TTGTGCCTACCACTTTTTGCTTGCCAGCAATCTACTGTGGCTGGTGAAATTACTTCAGAAACCGCGGAAGACACAGTTTTACAAAGTAACTTGAGGTTGGACCCAAATAAAGGGCTTGTTTATTATCAGAACAGGCCCTTTAGCGGGTTTTCTATTTCGTATTATCAAAATGCCATTCCCTCCGAAACCATTCAATATCGAAAAGGAAAGAAAGAAGGCAAACTAAAAAAATGGTTTTCGGATGGAACCTTGAGCTTTGAAGCTACTTATGCTGATGGCAAACTACACGGCATTACAAAATCATGGTGGAGCAACGGATATCAGCGCTCAGAAACAAACTATGTAGAGGGAAAAGTAGACGGCAAACTTACCCAATGGTACAATACGGGTGATAAGTTTAAAGAACTAAACTACACCATGGGTCAGGAAAATGGAATGCAAAAAGCTTGGCGCAAAAACGGAAAACTTTATTCAAACTATGAAGCCAGAGATGGTAGAATTTTTGGCTTAAAGCGTGCCAACCTTTGTTATGAGCTAAAAGATGAAGAAGTACAATTCAGTGAATAA
- a CDS encoding pirin family protein, with amino-acid sequence MSNTDLIIEERSRDIGDFLVGRILPFRKKRMVGPFIYFDHMGPKEFGSNERMDIGPHPHIGLSTLTYLLEGKIVHRDSLGTEQTIKPGAVNWMTAGSGIVHSERSPKDPVEKINRMHGLQIWVALPLEHEEIEPSFHHIEANQLPTWKGKNLDFKLIAGKAFGKESPVPVYSDLFLMEVHTNEESEINLVDKVRGEVAIYVLEGGVKACDQIIPKGNVLVSKKPNECGFIVEKGSHILIFGGEPFEEERHIYWNFVASSKDKIEAAKERWKNHKFSKISGDDGYVPLPEDR; translated from the coding sequence ATGAGTAACACAGACCTAATTATAGAAGAACGCAGTCGTGATATTGGCGACTTTCTGGTTGGCCGGATTTTACCCTTTCGCAAAAAGCGTATGGTTGGGCCATTCATATATTTTGATCACATGGGGCCAAAGGAGTTTGGATCCAATGAACGCATGGATATCGGGCCTCACCCACACATTGGGCTTTCTACGCTTACCTATTTGCTGGAAGGTAAAATTGTACATCGCGATAGTTTAGGAACGGAACAAACCATTAAGCCAGGTGCGGTAAACTGGATGACAGCCGGTAGTGGCATTGTGCATTCTGAGCGCTCTCCAAAAGATCCTGTGGAAAAGATAAACCGCATGCATGGCTTGCAAATATGGGTAGCGCTTCCCTTGGAGCATGAAGAAATAGAACCTTCGTTTCATCATATTGAAGCTAATCAGTTGCCAACTTGGAAAGGTAAAAATCTTGACTTTAAGCTGATTGCGGGGAAAGCCTTTGGCAAAGAATCTCCTGTGCCTGTTTACTCTGATTTGTTTCTAATGGAAGTTCACACTAATGAAGAAAGTGAAATCAATCTTGTAGATAAAGTAAGGGGAGAAGTAGCGATTTATGTTTTAGAGGGCGGTGTAAAAGCATGCGATCAAATTATTCCAAAAGGCAATGTACTGGTTTCTAAGAAGCCTAATGAGTGCGGTTTTATTGTAGAAAAAGGTTCACACATTTTAATCTTTGGTGGAGAACCGTTCGAAGAAGAAAGACACATCTACTGGAACTTTGTAGCTTCCTCAAAAGACAAAATTGAAGCAGCTAAAGAAAGGTGGAAAAATCATAAATTTTCAAAAATATCAGGAGATGATGGTTATGTGCCACTGCCAGAGGATAGATAG
- a CDS encoding YHYH protein codes for MKLKHTFGAFAIFGLTTAFLACSKDDDSNTDSTPSGSELHAAFAEFDEDNFNIYLDGDEVILESNGMPNHTSPYWSNTTERTSTGPNGGTLTTPAAASNHPLFVEPTVTSYQNMAPGNIDDFNGSYTLRISANPEKASSPSSTGLGAIGMAVSGAMIYNDEEGPNVPIDNALPSLDYSAAHTGPQSYHYHLEPHAWSEDDDKLIGIIADGFFLYGRKCNSTGDYPTDLDASGGHTSPTQHNSESEYHYHIQNELYLNSYYILFPGDYQGTASAIQ; via the coding sequence ATGAAACTTAAACACACATTCGGAGCTTTCGCCATTTTTGGATTGACCACCGCTTTTTTAGCATGCAGCAAAGATGATGATTCAAATACTGACAGCACACCATCAGGTTCAGAGCTCCACGCAGCTTTCGCTGAATTTGACGAGGATAATTTCAACATCTATCTTGATGGTGATGAAGTAATTCTGGAATCTAATGGGATGCCAAACCATACTTCGCCTTATTGGTCAAATACTACAGAAAGAACCAGCACTGGCCCTAATGGAGGAACTTTGACCACGCCCGCTGCGGCAAGCAATCATCCACTATTCGTAGAGCCAACTGTTACTTCGTACCAAAACATGGCACCCGGCAATATTGATGATTTTAATGGCTCATACACTTTGCGTATATCTGCTAATCCTGAAAAAGCAAGTAGTCCTAGCAGCACCGGCCTTGGAGCAATTGGTATGGCGGTAAGTGGCGCTATGATTTATAATGATGAAGAAGGCCCCAATGTACCTATTGACAATGCCCTTCCTTCATTAGATTATTCAGCAGCCCATACTGGTCCTCAGAGTTATCATTATCATCTGGAGCCACACGCATGGAGCGAGGATGATGATAAACTGATTGGTATTATCGCTGATGGATTTTTCCTGTATGGCAGAAAATGCAATTCTACAGGAGACTACCCTACTGACCTGGATGCTTCTGGAGGTCACACCAGTCCTACACAACACAATAGCGAATCAGAATATCATTATCACATCCAAAATGAACTTTACCTGAATTCCTACTACATTTTATTCCCGGGAGATTATCAAGGAACAGCTAGTGCCATTCAGTAA
- a CDS encoding SdpI family protein, producing MDFTNPFFITSLLLGLIYIIAGWLMIKFPPKWPNYLYGYRTGRAMKNELNWNFAQRFSAKEMMKAGMVFLLIAVASPIIPSDDTTTVVTVVVLLFLLMMYPIISTEKALKKFDNKNSNKDE from the coding sequence ATGGATTTTACAAACCCCTTCTTTATAACCTCTTTATTACTGGGATTAATTTACATTATTGCTGGATGGCTAATGATTAAATTTCCACCAAAGTGGCCTAATTACTTATACGGATACCGCACTGGGCGTGCAATGAAGAATGAGCTAAACTGGAATTTTGCTCAACGATTTTCTGCCAAAGAAATGATGAAAGCTGGTATGGTTTTTCTTTTGATTGCTGTTGCCAGCCCAATCATTCCAAGCGATGATACAACTACGGTGGTTACAGTTGTTGTCCTATTATTTCTATTGATGATGTACCCAATCATCAGTACGGAAAAGGCTTTGAAGAAGTTTGATAACAAAAACAGCAATAAAGATGAGTAA
- a CDS encoding periplasmic heavy metal sensor produces the protein MKKLEFYKIGLITMVVLNLGLVSFLVFNNPQSHSHSHDGEDGHFRKRAIQILDLDKEQLKQFEELATLHHMKMIKMEDQQKELLRPYFNQLSTGDGVLNEDSRKKVSELDRQKLELTYNHFKEVNAILRPDQYPNFEIFLSQAIDELLMDEKSSPPPPHLRRNHK, from the coding sequence ATGAAAAAGTTAGAATTCTATAAAATTGGCCTTATCACAATGGTTGTTTTAAATCTGGGATTAGTGAGTTTTTTGGTTTTCAACAACCCTCAAAGTCATTCCCACAGCCATGATGGAGAGGATGGTCATTTTAGAAAAAGGGCAATTCAAATTTTGGATTTAGATAAAGAACAGCTGAAGCAGTTTGAAGAACTGGCAACCTTACATCATATGAAAATGATAAAAATGGAAGATCAGCAGAAGGAACTTTTGAGGCCATATTTTAACCAGCTATCTACAGGTGATGGAGTATTGAATGAAGATTCCCGCAAGAAAGTATCGGAGCTGGATCGCCAGAAACTTGAATTAACCTACAATCATTTTAAAGAGGTAAATGCAATTCTTCGCCCTGATCAATACCCAAATTTTGAGATTTTTTTAAGTCAGGCAATCGATGAGTTATTGATGGACGAAAAAAGTTCTCCTCCACCTCCGCACCTTCGAAGGAATCATAAATAA